A window of the Campylobacter massiliensis genome harbors these coding sequences:
- the yedE gene encoding YedE family putative selenium transporter — protein MNLSNSKWFIVSGAALGALGALLVYFGNPGNMGVCAACFLRDTAGALGFHRTGVVQYVRPEIIGLILGGFLASVLWTKEFSATTGSSPFVRFFLGFFAMIGCLVFLGCPWRAFLRLGGGDMTAVAGVVGIFAGVCAGVFFKKLGYGLTHETKTQAAIGVLPTVIGILLLAALALGLKLGENGALFTSAKGPGSMHAPILISLGFSVVVGALMHKSKFCSVGAFGRLFKGDFSMFTGIISIVVFASIVNLALGQYKFGFEGQPIAHNDVVWNFLSMTLAGLCFSLSEGCPGKHLVQMGTGNLSSVIFVIGMAAGAAVAHNFLLASSPSAITAAAPWAVTVGFVFAVYVGFFHKKAA, from the coding sequence ATGAATTTATCAAATTCAAAATGGTTTATCGTTTCAGGTGCGGCGCTCGGCGCTTTAGGCGCACTGCTCGTGTATTTTGGCAACCCAGGCAACATGGGCGTTTGCGCGGCTTGCTTTTTGCGCGATACGGCGGGCGCGCTGGGCTTTCACCGCACAGGAGTCGTGCAGTACGTGCGCCCGGAGATCATCGGGCTCATTTTGGGCGGCTTCTTAGCTAGCGTGCTTTGGACGAAGGAGTTTAGCGCGACCACGGGCTCGTCGCCTTTCGTGCGCTTTTTTCTCGGATTTTTTGCGATGATCGGCTGCCTCGTGTTTTTGGGCTGCCCGTGGAGAGCGTTTTTGCGTCTTGGTGGCGGCGATATGACCGCGGTTGCTGGAGTCGTCGGTATTTTTGCGGGCGTGTGTGCGGGCGTATTTTTCAAAAAGCTCGGCTACGGCCTCACGCACGAGACTAAAACTCAGGCCGCGATAGGCGTTTTGCCGACGGTTATTGGTATTTTGCTGCTTGCGGCGCTGGCTTTAGGACTAAAGCTTGGCGAAAACGGCGCGCTTTTTACCTCCGCAAAGGGCCCTGGCTCCATGCACGCTCCGATCCTGATCTCGCTTGGATTTAGCGTCGTCGTGGGCGCGCTAATGCACAAAAGCAAATTTTGTAGCGTCGGAGCGTTTGGCAGGCTTTTTAAAGGGGATTTCTCGATGTTTACGGGCATTATCAGTATCGTCGTTTTTGCCAGCATCGTAAATTTGGCGCTCGGGCAGTATAAATTTGGCTTCGAGGGCCAGCCTATCGCGCACAACGACGTGGTTTGGAACTTCCTTAGCATGACGCTAGCTGGGCTTTGCTTTAGCCTTAGCGAAGGCTGCCCAGGCAAGCATCTCGTGCAAATGGGTACGGGCAATCTAAGCTCGGTAATCTTTGTCATCGGTATGGCGGCTGGCGCGGCCGTAGCGCATAACTTCTTGCTCGCTAGCTCTCCGAGCGCCATAACGGCGGCGGCTCCGTGGGCGGTGACGGTGGGGTTTGTTTTTGCGGTTTATGTAGGATTTTTTCACAAAAAAGCCGCTTGA
- a CDS encoding tetratricopeptide repeat protein: MKKVIFCLVAAYSLVSAASFNEAQIREFEQKCEVGDAIICGSVGISYYMGDNGFTKDYEKAAKFFAKACDGNNYKTCSNLGFMYSTGQGVVIDPDKAAELYVKACEGGDVFGCQNVGAMYFKGQGVKADAIKGLGYIKIACDKGLWGACSNFALANELIGQKTKSEASFKTAEEYFKKACDLGKNDRSAQVIEEQKKIWLQACEKYEALK, from the coding sequence ATGAAAAAAGTAATTTTTTGTTTGGTTGCGGCGTATTCTTTGGTCTCTGCCGCTTCGTTTAACGAGGCGCAGATACGTGAATTTGAGCAAAAGTGCGAGGTTGGAGACGCTATTATATGCGGTAGCGTCGGGATATCGTACTATATGGGCGATAACGGTTTTACGAAAGATTACGAAAAAGCCGCGAAATTTTTTGCGAAAGCTTGCGACGGAAATAACTACAAAACCTGCTCGAATCTCGGTTTTATGTATTCTACCGGCCAAGGCGTCGTTATAGACCCTGATAAAGCCGCGGAGTTATACGTAAAGGCTTGCGAGGGCGGAGACGTTTTTGGTTGCCAAAACGTAGGAGCCATGTATTTTAAGGGCCAGGGTGTAAAAGCAGATGCCATAAAAGGGCTAGGCTATATAAAAATAGCTTGTGATAAAGGGCTTTGGGGTGCTTGCTCAAATTTTGCGCTTGCTAACGAGCTTATCGGTCAAAAAACCAAGTCGGAAGCATCTTTTAAAACAGCCGAAGAATACTTCAAAAAAGCATGCGATCTAGGTAAAAACGACCGCAGCGCGCAAGTCATTGAGGAGCAAAAGAAGATATGGCTACAAGCGTGCGAGAAATACGAGGCTCTAAAGTGA
- a CDS encoding molybdopterin synthase catalytic subunit yields the protein MQIFEGSLDAKAITNAWYDEFKDKNCGALITFTGIVREEGGISALSFDIYEPILRKWLTDWEQKAKDLDAYVLFAHSRGDVPVHESSYVAGVISPQRKVALQLINEFVEDFKANAPIWKYDVVGGERIYAKERSQAIKGAGLLA from the coding sequence ATGCAGATTTTTGAAGGAAGCCTAGACGCCAAGGCGATCACAAACGCCTGGTACGACGAGTTTAAAGACAAAAACTGCGGCGCGCTCATCACGTTTACGGGCATCGTGCGCGAGGAAGGCGGCATAAGCGCGCTTAGCTTTGACATCTACGAGCCGATCCTGCGCAAATGGCTAACTGACTGGGAGCAAAAGGCGAAGGATCTGGACGCATACGTGCTTTTTGCGCATTCACGAGGCGACGTGCCGGTGCACGAGAGCTCCTACGTCGCAGGCGTCATTAGCCCGCAAAGAAAGGTCGCCTTGCAGCTAATAAACGAGTTTGTAGAGGACTTTAAGGCTAACGCGCCGATCTGGAAATACGACGTCGTGGGAGGCGAGCGCATCTACGCAAAAGAGCGCAGCCAGGCGATCAAAGGCGCCGGACTACTAGCGTAG
- a CDS encoding MoaD/ThiS family protein yields MVEIEFLGPIKMHNLKLEAANLSEVKEKLGEYAQLGEWLKICAVAVNDEIASSLDAPLKDGDKISILPPVCGG; encoded by the coding sequence ATGGTAGAAATCGAGTTTTTGGGCCCGATAAAGATGCATAATTTAAAGCTAGAAGCGGCAAATTTAAGCGAAGTAAAAGAAAAACTAGGCGAATACGCGCAGCTCGGCGAGTGGCTAAAAATCTGCGCCGTCGCCGTAAACGACGAGATCGCGAGCTCTCTTGACGCGCCGCTAAAAGACGGTGATAAAATTTCCATTTTACCGCCGGTTTGCGGAGGCTGA
- the nspC gene encoding carboxynorspermidine decarboxylase translates to MNEILSKIKTPAYVCEEAKVRKNLEILKRVKDESGAKVLVALKGFAFSGVMGLVGEYLDGATCSGLHEAKFAAKYARGEIHTYSPAFKDEDIDEVLALSKHVVFNSFAQWAKFKQKALVAGVTCGLRVNPELSVAPTDAYNPCGRYSRLGITRANFDADALEGITGLHFHALCEESAQSLETVLMAFEEKFGEFIPHMKWVNFGGGHHVTKEGYDVDLLINLIKNFRAKYGVEVYIEPGEAVGWQTGFLAASVLDFVQNEKTIAILDVSAEAHMPDTVLMPYRPAVRGESKGGKFIYRFGGNTCLAGDIVGLDAGEPEYKFDAPLSVGDKVIFEDQIHYTIVKNTTFNGIKLPDLLLLKENGELVTVREFGFEEYERRN, encoded by the coding sequence ATGAACGAAATATTAAGCAAAATAAAAACGCCCGCCTACGTCTGTGAAGAGGCCAAAGTGCGCAAAAATCTCGAAATTTTAAAACGCGTCAAGGATGAAAGCGGCGCGAAGGTGCTAGTCGCCCTAAAAGGCTTTGCATTTAGCGGCGTGATGGGGCTTGTCGGCGAATATCTAGACGGCGCGACATGCAGCGGCCTACACGAGGCTAAATTTGCCGCAAAATACGCTCGAGGCGAGATACACACGTATTCTCCCGCTTTTAAAGACGAGGACATAGATGAGGTGCTAGCGCTCTCAAAACACGTGGTCTTTAACTCCTTTGCGCAGTGGGCTAAATTTAAGCAAAAAGCCCTAGTCGCGGGCGTTACCTGCGGCCTTCGCGTAAATCCGGAGCTCTCCGTCGCGCCGACTGACGCTTATAACCCGTGCGGTCGCTATAGCCGCCTAGGCATCACTCGCGCAAATTTTGACGCAGACGCGCTTGAGGGTATCACGGGACTGCATTTTCACGCGCTTTGCGAGGAGAGCGCGCAGAGTCTGGAGACCGTGCTAATGGCGTTTGAGGAGAAATTCGGCGAGTTTATCCCACACATGAAGTGGGTAAATTTCGGCGGCGGACATCACGTGACAAAAGAGGGCTACGACGTGGATCTGCTCATAAATTTGATCAAAAACTTCCGCGCAAAATACGGCGTCGAGGTCTATATAGAGCCCGGCGAAGCGGTGGGCTGGCAGACGGGATTTTTAGCTGCTTCGGTGCTTGATTTCGTGCAAAACGAAAAAACTATAGCCATCCTAGACGTCTCAGCCGAGGCGCATATGCCAGACACGGTGCTGATGCCGTACCGACCGGCGGTGCGAGGCGAGAGCAAGGGCGGTAAATTTATCTACCGCTTCGGCGGAAATACCTGTCTAGCAGGCGATATCGTGGGACTTGACGCGGGCGAGCCGGAGTATAAATTTGACGCGCCGCTAAGCGTGGGCGATAAGGTGATATTTGAGGATCAGATCCACTACACGATCGTGAAAAACACGACCTTTAACGGCATAAAGCTGCCTGATTTGCTGCTTTTAAAAGAAAACGGCGAGCTTGTAACCGTGCGGGAATTCGGCTTTGAAGAGTACGAGAGGCGAAACTAA
- a CDS encoding formate dehydrogenase subunit gamma, whose protein sequence is MTRIFSLLSVFACWAFAIEASPSTNQYQSNIWAAGRIENIKPYEDGLGPIFTFIQGNDYFAIAALSLILAVIGAFVLHFLIIGPKHFSHDGKKVYAFNMIERVSHGAAAIAWIVLIPTGVIMMWGAELGGGAFVRFCKDIHGLATILFAVSVPPMLIAWTVRMLPAVYDIRWMLIVGGYLSKVKRPVPAGKFNAGQKAWYWVAIPGGIVMILTGAAMFFLDFRTPDVATWLGVSQIEVLRASALVHNVLGIVCAVFFLVHIYMAAIAIHGAIWSMITGYKEEEEVYVLHHYWYQELISKNKIPVSEYEKTYPKLK, encoded by the coding sequence ATGACGAGAATTTTTAGTTTGCTTTCGGTTTTCGCCTGTTGGGCCTTCGCTATCGAGGCGAGTCCTAGCACGAACCAATACCAGAGCAATATCTGGGCTGCCGGTAGAATCGAAAACATTAAGCCTTACGAAGACGGTTTGGGGCCGATTTTCACGTTCATTCAGGGCAACGACTACTTCGCCATAGCGGCTTTGTCGCTTATTTTGGCTGTCATCGGCGCGTTCGTTCTGCACTTTTTGATCATCGGACCGAAACACTTCAGCCACGACGGCAAAAAAGTCTATGCATTTAATATGATAGAGCGCGTATCTCACGGTGCTGCGGCGATCGCATGGATAGTGCTCATACCGACCGGCGTCATCATGATGTGGGGCGCTGAGCTTGGCGGCGGCGCGTTTGTTAGATTTTGCAAAGACATCCACGGATTAGCTACTATTTTATTTGCCGTTTCGGTACCTCCGATGCTGATAGCTTGGACTGTGAGGATGCTGCCCGCGGTTTATGATATCAGATGGATGCTGATCGTCGGCGGATATCTCTCAAAGGTTAAACGTCCCGTACCTGCTGGCAAATTTAATGCCGGCCAAAAGGCGTGGTACTGGGTAGCGATCCCTGGCGGTATCGTGATGATATTAACCGGCGCAGCGATGTTTTTCCTTGACTTTAGAACCCCGGACGTTGCAACCTGGCTGGGTGTATCTCAGATCGAAGTTTTAAGAGCTTCTGCGCTAGTTCATAATGTTCTTGGTATCGTTTGCGCGGTATTTTTCCTAGTACACATCTACATGGCGGCTATCGCGATACACGGTGCTATCTGGTCGATGATAACGGGCTATAAAGAAGAAGAAGAGGTTTACGTACTTCACCACTACTGGTACCAAGAGCTCATCTCTAAAAACAAAATCCCGGTATCTGAATACGAAAAAACTTATCCAAAATTAAAATAA
- the yedF gene encoding sulfurtransferase-like selenium metabolism protein YedF produces the protein MQIDCRNLACPEPVIKTKNALESLKNGEKLEILVNSIAPKENISRFLKNQNVEFSVEQNGAETKITAVKGESKLELTNFDEFVCEITPKTKKTVVYLNEEYAGSGDVGVSLLAKFLGALLQVEKPEYVICVNNAVKITTNRAHPSFKPLKDLEAAGVKILSCGSCLEAYKLVSDLSVGEMSNAYEVMQILTTHEQIKL, from the coding sequence ATGCAAATCGATTGTAGAAATTTAGCTTGCCCTGAGCCGGTAATCAAGACCAAAAACGCGCTTGAAAGCTTAAAAAACGGCGAAAAGCTCGAGATTTTAGTAAATTCTATCGCCCCCAAAGAAAATATCAGCCGCTTTTTAAAAAACCAAAACGTCGAATTTAGCGTTGAACAAAACGGCGCCGAGACAAAAATCACCGCCGTTAAAGGCGAATCCAAACTTGAGCTAACGAATTTTGACGAATTCGTCTGCGAAATCACGCCAAAGACCAAAAAAACAGTCGTTTATCTAAATGAAGAATACGCCGGAAGCGGCGACGTGGGCGTTAGCTTGTTAGCTAAATTTTTAGGCGCGCTTTTGCAGGTGGAAAAACCGGAGTACGTCATTTGCGTAAATAACGCCGTCAAAATAACGACGAACCGCGCTCATCCGAGCTTTAAACCGCTTAAAGATTTAGAAGCTGCGGGCGTTAAAATTTTAAGCTGCGGCAGTTGCCTTGAGGCGTATAAGCTAGTAAGCGACCTAAGCGTCGGCGAGATGTCAAACGCCTACGAAGTCATGCAAATTTTAACTACGCACGAGCAAATCAAACTATGA
- the selD gene encoding selenide, water dikinase SelD, with translation MIYNDKRLTKFVRAAGUAAKLDPSGLNKTIGDLNLAHPNLLSNIGTNEDASVFKITDDIALVQTLDFITPVADDPFIFGQIAAANSLSDVFAMGGKVLNALNIVGFDSCNLSGEILGEILRGGRDKVAECGGVIVGGHTIETQQMYYGLSVTGVVSPKSFWSNNAAREGDALILTKPLGTGILSTAIKADLLNLTQIEQAVETMRQLNFYAVDALKCINVTAATDVTGFGFLGHLSEMLNKKISFEIYADNVPVIAAAREFADMGIIPEGSYKNREFACKFVGGDADILLYDAQTSGGLLLAVPQSEVNLALSRLKEAGYESSAVVGIVKKRGEYGINLC, from the coding sequence ATGATTTATAACGACAAACGTCTCACGAAATTCGTCCGAGCGGCGGGTTGAGCAGCCAAGCTTGACCCGTCGGGTCTAAACAAAACTATCGGCGATTTAAATTTAGCTCACCCAAATTTGCTCTCAAACATCGGCACGAACGAGGATGCGAGCGTCTTTAAGATCACGGACGACATCGCGCTCGTGCAGACGTTAGACTTTATCACGCCGGTGGCGGACGATCCGTTTATATTTGGCCAGATAGCGGCCGCAAACAGCCTAAGCGACGTGTTTGCGATGGGCGGCAAGGTGCTAAACGCGCTAAATATCGTCGGTTTTGACAGTTGCAACCTAAGCGGCGAAATTTTGGGCGAAATTTTACGCGGCGGACGGGATAAAGTTGCCGAATGCGGCGGCGTGATTGTGGGCGGACACACGATCGAGACGCAACAGATGTATTACGGACTTAGCGTCACGGGCGTCGTTTCTCCAAAATCTTTTTGGTCAAACAATGCCGCGCGAGAGGGCGACGCGCTCATACTCACAAAGCCGCTGGGAACGGGCATTTTGAGCACGGCGATCAAGGCTGATTTGCTAAATTTGACCCAAATCGAGCAGGCCGTCGAGACGATGCGGCAGCTAAATTTCTATGCCGTGGACGCGCTAAAATGCATCAACGTAACGGCGGCGACCGACGTTACGGGATTTGGTTTTTTAGGGCATTTAAGCGAAATGCTAAACAAAAAAATCAGCTTTGAAATTTACGCCGATAACGTGCCCGTGATAGCAGCTGCGCGCGAGTTTGCCGATATGGGCATCATCCCCGAGGGTAGCTACAAAAACCGCGAATTTGCATGCAAATTCGTTGGCGGCGACGCTGATATCTTACTTTACGACGCGCAAACTTCCGGCGGATTACTGCTCGCAGTTCCGCAAAGCGAGGTAAATTTGGCTCTGTCTCGTCTAAAAGAGGCCGGTTACGAAAGTAGCGCGGTTGTGGGCATAGTTAAAAAACGCGGCGAATACGGCATAAATTTATGCTAG
- a CDS encoding disulfide bond formation protein B, which yields MATAVLLVLAIPVGIANIYLGYVIGEGPCTLCWWERIGMVVVGVAGILILRYGLKARYIAAVLFGAAYGIFMTLRHASFSLYRDVGMGFGGDIFGAHTYTWGILVYWIVVVAMGLMMLFAKDKVVSDDISRSDTRIKPLSVYSKFVIALSLFVILSNAVQALISAGIPPYSGKGDPERISLNNTWTSGVWKRFEKPFSFVGANVVEDPFIAGEPKDISVKFNQDPSAGAFVDVKPALSVKNSFPLPFETKGIFGKGVTSGLAYNAKNDTFGISNTEGGVYFTDANFKEIAHAIIDKPNGRNIKKAVASTFVGDMLVTTGFNKTTFAVKPAQNVDAYHEWRYFRESTGGLESAWKFDRPALLTIRAKKQYVLTLAKDPQSTYMYMITVPNERAKNLILIKVDSKDKMLSGETIVTSSLALKDKRDLKDYYVTAGDIAGGKFLAYSKNYNTLLVIDLADAKVVDAYAMPQIGDISGLAVKGGSIYALAHKDGKVNVVELNNPLGE from the coding sequence ATGGCCACCGCGGTCTTGCTCGTGCTTGCTATCCCAGTCGGTATCGCAAACATTTATCTTGGCTACGTCATCGGCGAGGGCCCTTGCACGCTTTGCTGGTGGGAGCGCATCGGCATGGTCGTGGTCGGCGTCGCTGGTATTTTGATACTGCGCTACGGCCTAAAGGCGCGCTACATAGCCGCCGTGCTTTTTGGCGCAGCATACGGTATTTTCATGACGCTTAGGCATGCGAGCTTTAGTTTATATAGAGATGTGGGCATGGGCTTTGGCGGCGATATATTCGGCGCACACACGTATACGTGGGGTATTTTGGTGTACTGGATCGTGGTTGTGGCGATGGGGCTTATGATGCTTTTTGCTAAAGATAAGGTCGTCTCGGACGATATCTCGCGCTCTGACACTAGGATCAAGCCTCTTAGCGTGTATTCAAAATTTGTGATCGCATTGAGCCTATTTGTGATCCTATCAAATGCCGTTCAGGCGCTAATCTCAGCAGGCATCCCTCCGTATAGCGGCAAGGGCGATCCTGAGCGTATCAGCCTAAACAATACTTGGACCTCAGGCGTTTGGAAAAGGTTTGAAAAGCCGTTTTCATTTGTCGGCGCAAACGTCGTCGAGGATCCGTTTATAGCAGGCGAGCCTAAAGATATAAGCGTCAAATTTAACCAAGATCCAAGTGCCGGCGCGTTTGTTGACGTAAAGCCTGCGCTTAGTGTGAAAAACAGCTTCCCGCTTCCTTTTGAAACAAAAGGGATTTTTGGCAAAGGCGTAACGAGCGGACTTGCGTATAACGCTAAAAATGATACTTTTGGCATCTCAAACACCGAAGGGGGCGTTTATTTTACGGATGCGAATTTTAAAGAGATCGCTCATGCTATCATCGACAAACCAAACGGCCGCAATATCAAAAAGGCTGTCGCATCGACATTTGTGGGCGATATGCTGGTGACTACGGGCTTTAACAAAACGACATTTGCCGTTAAACCTGCCCAAAATGTGGACGCGTATCACGAGTGGAGATATTTTAGAGAGAGCACCGGTGGGCTCGAGTCTGCGTGGAAGTTCGACCGCCCGGCGCTTCTAACTATAAGAGCGAAAAAACAATACGTCCTAACGCTCGCAAAAGACCCGCAAAGCACCTACATGTATATGATTACGGTGCCGAACGAGCGCGCTAAGAACTTGATCCTCATAAAAGTAGATAGCAAGGACAAAATGCTAAGCGGCGAAACTATCGTAACCTCGAGCCTCGCGCTAAAAGATAAACGCGATCTAAAAGACTACTACGTCACGGCTGGCGATATCGCGGGCGGTAAGTTTTTGGCCTACTCCAAAAACTACAATACCTTGCTCGTGATCGACCTTGCGGACGCGAAGGTAGTCGACGCCTACGCTATGCCGCAAATCGGCGATATCTCCGGACTAGCGGTAAAGGGCGGTAGCATCTACGCTCTAGCTCACAAGGACGGCAAAGTAAACGTCGTTGAGCTAAACAACCCTCTGGGCGAGTAA
- a CDS encoding NAD(P)H-dependent oxidoreductase has product MNFLESMKFRHACKVFDENKKISAGEFDFILEAGRLSPSSTGLEQWDFLVVQNEELRQKIREVSWNQVQITSCSHLVVVLAKVKEIKFGSSYVDKMIARRADKEPEMIAARQKFYHDFLLSNFKNDDELTFQWSHEQCMIAATNMMNAAASLGIDSCPIEGFDRHALNEILGLDESEQRVAIVVPFGYRLNPQPIKYRRELSDVVKWIY; this is encoded by the coding sequence ATGAATTTTTTAGAATCTATGAAATTTCGTCATGCGTGCAAAGTTTTTGACGAGAACAAAAAGATCAGCGCGGGCGAGTTCGACTTTATCCTGGAGGCCGGCAGGCTAAGTCCTAGCTCTACGGGGCTTGAACAGTGGGACTTTTTAGTCGTGCAAAACGAGGAGCTAAGGCAAAAAATCCGCGAAGTCTCGTGGAATCAAGTGCAGATCACATCTTGCTCGCATTTGGTGGTCGTCTTAGCAAAGGTCAAAGAGATAAAATTTGGCAGCAGCTATGTTGATAAAATGATCGCTAGACGCGCAGATAAAGAGCCTGAGATGATCGCTGCAAGGCAGAAATTTTATCACGACTTTTTGCTATCAAATTTCAAAAACGACGATGAGCTAACATTTCAGTGGTCGCACGAGCAGTGCATGATAGCTGCGACAAATATGATGAACGCAGCCGCGAGCCTTGGCATAGATAGCTGCCCGATCGAAGGCTTTGATAGACACGCTTTAAATGAAATTTTAGGTCTTGATGAGAGTGAGCAAAGAGTGGCTATCGTAGTGCCATTTGGCTACCGCCTAAACCCGCAGCCGATAAAATACCGCCGCGAACTAAGCGACGTCGTGAAGTGGATTTACTAA
- a CDS encoding SGNH/GDSL hydrolase family protein, with protein MRAFFGVFLAFFTLIALFLRPLSNYYEAKYQKDFFITDERAMALSDKFISAAEDGLQSTKSAIDKFTGIFSGDKKQVATSAKTEQNLTTPQIEPANLNAQNTQNLTPSIGAVKEANLTAQTAQISPAKTALNLDKNGSLASNLTPSAPSKTNKSATFDIELNENLGIILIGDSIMQGFGWGFENALKTSKISIKNMAKASTGLTNKKFYDWSEELKAALASLENRPQNLLIFALFGANDAYSYTFDEQALDFGTDAWREAYEGRIAEIYEIAGQHGAQVVWLGVPCMKSEKFDKKMKALNLIYKNSAQKYGARYIDISGAICDNGKYLKEGADKKPLRKDDGMHISMNGAKKIAVYVVDKLLNGQSDNF; from the coding sequence ATGAGAGCGTTTTTTGGGGTATTTCTCGCATTTTTTACGCTGATTGCGCTATTTTTGCGACCGCTGTCAAACTACTACGAAGCCAAATATCAAAAGGATTTTTTCATCACAGACGAGCGCGCGATGGCACTGAGCGATAAATTTATAAGCGCGGCGGAGGACGGCTTGCAGAGTACAAAATCGGCCATTGATAAATTTACGGGTATTTTTTCTGGCGATAAAAAACAGGTCGCAACTAGCGCTAAAACGGAGCAAAATCTAACCACACCGCAAATCGAGCCAGCAAATTTAAACGCTCAAAATACGCAAAATTTAACGCCTAGTATCGGTGCGGTAAAAGAGGCTAATTTAACTGCGCAAACCGCTCAAATTTCTCCTGCTAAAACCGCTTTAAATTTAGACAAAAACGGCTCGCTAGCGTCAAATTTAACGCCGAGCGCTCCAAGCAAAACAAATAAATCCGCGACTTTTGATATCGAGCTAAACGAAAATTTGGGCATCATTTTGATAGGCGACTCCATAATGCAAGGCTTTGGCTGGGGTTTTGAAAACGCACTAAAAACGAGCAAAATCTCAATCAAAAATATGGCAAAAGCAAGCACGGGGCTAACAAATAAGAAATTTTACGACTGGAGCGAGGAGCTAAAGGCGGCGCTAGCAAGCTTAGAAAATCGCCCGCAAAATTTGCTGATATTCGCGCTTTTTGGCGCAAACGACGCTTATAGCTACACCTTTGACGAGCAGGCGCTGGACTTTGGCACAGACGCGTGGCGCGAGGCCTACGAGGGCAGGATCGCCGAGATCTACGAGATCGCAGGGCAGCACGGCGCGCAGGTCGTATGGCTGGGAGTGCCGTGTATGAAAAGCGAGAAATTCGACAAAAAAATGAAGGCGCTAAACCTGATATACAAGAACTCGGCGCAAAAATACGGTGCGCGCTACATAGATATCAGCGGCGCGATCTGCGATAACGGCAAGTATCTAAAAGAGGGTGCCGACAAAAAGCCGCTACGCAAGGATGACGGCATGCACATCAGCATGAACGGCGCTAAAAAGATCGCCGTCTACGTCGTGGACAAACTGCTAAACGGGCAGAGCGATAATTTTTAG